In the genome of Osmerus mordax isolate fOsmMor3 chromosome 10, fOsmMor3.pri, whole genome shotgun sequence, the window GTGAAGACAGAGGAAAGGCTTGAAGTCAACACCAGCTGCTGACCCCAGCTAGCTTCTCAGAGGATACAGAGCTACTGACCACAGCTAGCTTCTCAGAGGATATAGAGCTACTGACCCCAGCTAGCTTCTCAGAGGATATAGAGCTACTGACCTCTGCTAGCTTCTCAGAGGATACAGAGCTACTGACCCCAGCTAGCTTCTCAGAGGATATAGAGCTACTGACCTCTGCTAGCTTCTCAGAGGATATAGAGCTACTGACCTCAGCTAGCTTCTCAGAGGATACAGAGCTACTGACCTCAGCTAGCTTCTCAGAGGATACAGAGCTACCGACCCCAGCTAGCTTCTCAGAGGATAcagagcagtgtttcccctaccattatattaggggggctccctgcccccccaacggcaccccccaccccgcacccccccccccccctggaaggtcaagtttttattttttatttattttatatagcgccagatcacaaaataagtcatttaaggttacctttcctataaaacaggtctatagcctGCTCTttcattaaacaaactaaatggccttatgttatttatcttatttaaacgacggcatgtcatttctgtctctacatgccccccccccactctcctcctcctagtcATCCTCCCCATCATCATGCAGAGACTTTAGAAATATCCCTTCATGCAGGTGagtgggggggtgagtgggggggggggaagcaagagagaagaaagcagTTGAAGAAAGTAGTTGCTCAGGTACTAACaaatcaacaacaaaacacccaaCTCACCTGCATGAAGGGATATTTCTCAAGTCTCTGCATGATGATGGGGAGGATgactaggaggaggagagtggggaatGAAGGAGGGTGTGACATCAAATGTTGGACCTTCATGATGGATTTAGATGAATAACTATGATATCGTTAATAACATGTGGTTGGAGCTACGATTAATATAATTTACTTTTTATTCATTAAGCAGATGCTGAAATAGCACTTATAAAACATACAGTGGAAGATCAAGGACCAGCAGTGAAATATGAATGTGACATTCGACTTAGTATTTGACCAGGAAGTTAGCTAGATCTCTGGCCCCACCCCTCCATGACACTTACTCATGCCCGGCGCTGCCATGGTAACCCTGGAAATGACCACCTGTGTGATGCCCTTCACGGCTGCCTTCTATAAGAGAGCAAACACAGACCATAATACTATAACGGGTCTctccaggagacagagagagagcagagatatTCTCTATAGGAGAAACAACACACAGATCCCATCCCATGGAGAAACAAACACGGTTATCGCCTCGACAACGTCGCCGTAGCTGCGATGTGGTCGAACGTGACAGCTGATCCGGCCGGTCACCGGATCCCCAGGCCTACCTTGGACTGGCCCAGCCTGGCACCACTCTCATCTGTCACAGCCACGCCGTTCAGGAGCTCTCTGAGGAGAAATCGAGGAGATGAGATGATTGAGTGTGAACAGTGTTGGTGACTGAACCTCAGGGTGTCTGGTTAACAGTGGAAGCTGCAGGTGACTCACtgctggtggaggtgatgggttGGTTTGCTAGTGACTGTTGGATGATGTTGAAGTTAGTATGCAAGCAACTTACCTTGTGTGGGTTAGTATGCTAGCGACTTCTCTTGTGTGGGTTAGTATGCTAGCGACTTCTCGTGTGGGTTAGTATGCTAGCGACTTCTCTTGTGTGGGTTAGTATGCTGGTGACTATTGGATGATGTTGAGGTGATGGTTTAGTATTGTAGTGACTCACTGCTGCCTCATCATGGGGATGTTGACACAGTTAGAGGATGCCACTGCCACGAACGGAACCCAGCGCGCCACAAGGGGAGGAGCTTTCTGCAGGAAGGGGATAAGACAGGAAGTAGAATGGAAACTAACGTCCATAACAGTACCACGTCCGagcgtctgtgtgcatgtgtgtgtgtatgtattactGTACCTTTGTGTAGAGATTAAGCCCCACTGCAGTAGCCAGAGCAGTACTGGTAGCTGTGAAGTAGGCCACTCCAATCTGCCTGGGACACATGGAGATGGGCGAAGGTTAGAGTAGAAGAGACCGGTCCAGACCAGGGCTAGAGACTGGTCTCAGAGTCGGAGCCTGGAGgaggcacgtgtgtgtggggtggggtctACCTGGAGCTGATAGGGTGTGGGTGGGGTCTACCTGGAGCTGAtagggtgtgggtggggtggggtctaCCTGGAGCTGAtagggtgtgggtggggtggggtctaCCTGGAGCTGAtagggtgtgggtggggtggggtcttCCTGGAGCTGATAGGGTGTGGGTGGGGTCTACCTGGAGCTGATAGGGTGTTGGTTGTGTCTACCTGGAGCTGAtagggtgtgggtggggtggggtctaCCTGGAGCTGatagggtgtgggtgtggtctACCTGGAGGTGATAGAAGAGGCTGCGTTGCGGTTGGTGTAGTTGACCAGAGCGTTGAAGGACTGATTGACCCACTGCCAGAACACCACAGCAGGAACTGtcctagagagggagggagggaccatTGCAATTCTTTGTCTGTGGGTGTATATACAGAACATGTGTTGGAGTATGTGTGAtcagttgagtgtgtgtgtatacctgtagAACTGCAGCATGCAGCCTGTGATGGCCATTCCCCCAGGGACCTGGAAGGACATGCGTCCTGTCAGGTTCATGCGCTCCCCGGTGTCTGGGTGGAACGCAGAATCGTACAGCTTCTTGGCGTAGTGGAGCTGTTCCTCCGTGGTGCCGGGGGGAACCgaaccagccctgcagagaacCACATAGAACCTGTTTTCAAAGGACAACCTCCATACCTATAACAATTAGGGATGCAGCAATGAACCAACTTTACTATTAACCACAATTTAAAACGTCTCGGTTTTGTAACGTAAAGGCTCAGCTACACCGAGTGGTTCTGTTGTCACTCTCAAAAAATGATATTATGTTACATTCTATGAACAACGGTTACACAGTGAGGAAAATTAGGTTAAAGAAGCTAAACAAACACTGTTGGAGTTTGCAAACAGTTCTGGAGAACTCAGTTTCCCTTTCCCCTTCAGCGCGCTTGCTTGAGGACTCTACTAaaatctactgtactctattctactctgctctgctttacactactgttttaggcttctgttcagaaagtttgaaaaaatattttgaaaaaaaGGTTTAGAAAGGTTGGAAAAAACGAAATAAAATTAGAAAAATTATTTTGAAAAATACTTGAAACTTTTTTGTGTTTGAAAATGggtttgaaaaaaaagtttgcatcattgatgagtggGAAATACTTCGtactgtgcatgtgtttctctgtgtgtgtgtgtgtgtgcgtgcgtgtgtgtgtgtgtgtgtgtacctgcagctctcCACCAGTGCTTTAGCCTCATCCAGGCGAGCGTCTGGGAGCAGGGCTGTCCTCCAGTCGGTGATGTTGAAGAAGTGCTTCAGCCGGCCGGTGAAGGTGGACTGATCCCAGCGAGGAGCATCGATGTCAAACCCGCTCACAGCCATCGTGTCCCTTCACCCCACACAGAATAAACTGGCCCAGAGCGAGGGACTGCTTCCTGGTCCTTCTCTACAAAGCCAGCCTGCTCAgtcaccagaaacacacacaccggctgTCTTACTGACAGATTTACATCCAGGAAACATACTAACATCACCTGCTTCTGTATGATCCAGACATTCTTTTAGTATGGAAATTAAATTTGGCACTAATAAAACCTAGTTTTCAAACTCTTGACTCTCCTCaaccactctcccctcccctccctcaacctctctcctcccctccctcaacctctcctccatcaacctctcctccctcaacctctctcttaTCCCAAGGATCCCTGACCCCAGAGCAGCAGTGGGGCTGGAGCGTGCAGCAGCTGGATGTTTACACTGCGAGGCCTCAGGCCTTGAACCCTGCTGAGCAGGATGAGGCACACAGGCCTCTGGACCCTTCAACAGGCAGGGGCCAAACATGACCTACTTTAACTGAGGGAGTAAataaagacagggagaggggggggggcgagagagaggagcaggagagaggacatgAGAGAGTAGATATGCTGTATGACTATGGTGTCTGCAGCGTTTgaagggggttagggttagactggaTGTACTCACAGTAATCACTGGTGTTCAAATCACCCAATTTGGACTAGCGCCTAAATACTTGCCAGACATGCTTTTAATATATCCGGCTCTCGTCGTGTCGACAAAGCTACCTGTGAATACAACCCACCTCCCACCGCACACTATAaatttaaactttttttaatcCTGTGTCACGCAAAACAAATCTGTAACCGAGAAAAGACTGATGCAACTTGTTTTCAAAGTTACTAAAATACAATAATTTAGTATAGCGGCCGGCTGCAGATGAGGAATATTTAGACTGCATCAATACATCGTATGTAGTTCATGTTTCttaaagtaataaaataaatacgTTACCAAACACGTTGACGGCTCAACTGTAAACCTGACACGAAATCCAATGAGACTTCTGCGATGTGGTTGGTGTAGTCAGGGGAGGGTGCACGTGGCGTCTCGTTCTCCAATCAGAGCCTGGGACAGATCCCGTCTggtaacatctgtgttcaagaaaatatgaataataaataaaacatttaaaaaataaaatatttcaaGCAAGCCATCCTACTTGCTACTGCCCTTACAACGCTTTTAAGACATTGGCAGTCCGTAATAGAATGTTTGTGAATAATTTGAACATTAGCTAAAGTATTCTATTTTACTAATTCATATTTCAAAAAGTTCATTTTCAAGTTGCTTGATGTTACAAAAATGTTATGAAAGATGCGCCATCTGCGGGTCCACCTGCGCTTGCGTATGAATTGTGTACTACGTCACTCCCCCTAGTAACCTCGGCAGCGTCTTGGGCAGATAAAGCAACAAGATGGTGAGTTCATTTTGTTCAAATAAATAGCTTTCACGATATAGATTATGTCAGATATCAGTGTGAATCAGTAGCATTAATGTTTATTGCGTATAACAACGTAATTGTAGCTTTTCGGGAATGTATAACTTGCGGAGAAAAAACGCATTTACTTTAAAAGCTGACTGCAGCGGTCTTGTGTTGCTCAGAATCGATTTATCATGAGATTAGCTGCCTAGCACGTTAGCCAGCTTGACACAGCTCGGAGTTGTCTAACGTTTTCTGGTCGGCTAGCGAGCTAGTTAGCAAGCAGCACTAGCGCTGTTGATTCGATGCCACTTCCAACATCTTGGAGAATGAGTAGGTACAGTAAGAATCTAAACATTAGCGGAAAAACATCCTCTTATCTTCCATCGCTGTCCAATTTCTAGCAAGCCACAGTAAGGGCAAGATTTTACAGTACCA includes:
- the sfxn2 gene encoding sideroflexin-2 isoform X3: MAVSGFDIDAPRWDQSTFTGRLKHFFNITDWRTALLPDARLDEAKALVESCRAGSVPPGTTEEQLHYAKKLYDSAFHPDTGERMNLTGRMSFQVPGGMAITGCMLQFYRTVPAVVFWQWVNQSFNALVNYTNRNAASSITSRQIGVAYFTATSTALATAVGLNLYTKKAPPLVARWVPFVAVASSNCVNIPMMRQQELLNGVAVTDESGARLGQSKKAAVKGITQVVISRVTMAAPGMIILPIIMQRLEKYPFMQLHGCVQTGTRAERLHLASLWRQCSVRLLQ
- the sfxn2 gene encoding sideroflexin-2 isoform X1 — encoded protein: MAVSGFDIDAPRWDQSTFTGRLKHFFNITDWRTALLPDARLDEAKALVESCRAGSVPPGTTEEQLHYAKKLYDSAFHPDTGERMNLTGRMSFQVPGGMAITGCMLQFYRTVPAVVFWQWVNQSFNALVNYTNRNAASSITSRQIGVAYFTATSTALATAVGLNLYTKKAPPLVARWVPFVAVASSNCVNIPMMRQQELLNGVAVTDESGARLGQSKKAAVKGITQVVISRVTMAAPGMIILPIIMQRLEKYPFMQRITFLHGPIQVMMVGVFLVFMVPAACSLFPQTCSMAVSKLEPELRDSILRRYGDSVQYVYFNKGL
- the sfxn2 gene encoding sideroflexin-2 isoform X2, with translation MAVSGFDIDAPRWDQSTFTGRLKHFFNITDWRTALLPDARLDEAKALVESCRAGSVPPGTTEEQLHYAKKLYDSAFHPDTGERMNLTGRMSFQVPGGMAITGCMLQFYRTVPAVVFWQWVNQSFNALVNYTNRNAASSITSRQIGVAYFTATSTALATAVGLNLYTKKAPPLVARWVPFVAVASSNCVNIPMMRQQELLNGVAVTDESGARLGQSKKAAVKGITQVVISRVTMAAPGMIILPIIMQRLEKYPFMQPGVHGASCLLTIPSDMLHGCVQTGTRAERLHLASLWRQCSVRLLQ